The following are encoded together in the Glycine max cultivar Williams 82 chromosome 8, Glycine_max_v4.0, whole genome shotgun sequence genome:
- the LOC121172614 gene encoding F-box/kelch-repeat protein At5g15710 isoform X1 gives MLPKSEELEDMDCVGHSSESRSGVCVAQSVENGGFGGGGRCCKQASPPRSGGSRNTSPMSRAGSRNTSPSRQKVVKTKPRGLDEETLATFGKVVHADIQMEDNIWAMLPEDLLHEILARVPPFLIFRLRLVCKRWNSLLQDSSFLKFHSSVPSHGPCLLTFWKNMQTPQCSVFSLPLKAWYRIPFTFLPPWAFWLVGSSGGLVCFSGHDGLTFKTLVCNPLTQTWRALPSMHYNQQRQLVLVVDRVDRSFKVIATSDIYGDKSLPTEVYDSKIDSWTVHQIMPAVNLCSSKMAYCDSRLYLETLSPLGLMMYRLDTGHWEHIPAKFPRSLLDGYLVAGTQKRLFLVGRIGLYSTLQSMRIWELDHNKITWVEISRMPPKYFRALLRLSAERFECFGQDNLICFTSWNQGKGLLYDVDKKIWSWIGGCALQSYNNQVCFYEPRFDASIY, from the exons ATGCTTCCAAAATCCGAG GAATTAGAGGACATGGATTGTGTAGGGCATTCTTCTGAATCAAGGTCTGGAGTTTGTGTTGCCCAATCAGTAGAAAATGGAGGTTTTGGTGGAGGTGGGAGGTGCTGTAAGCAAGCTTCCCCTCCAAGGAGTGGTGGGTCTAGAAATACTAGTCCAATGAGCCGGGCCGGGTCCAGGAACACGAGCCCTTCACGGCAGAAGGTTGTTAAGACCAAGCCTAGGGGTTTGGATGAGGAAACACTTGCCACATTTGGTAAGGTAGTGCATGCTGATATTCAGATGGAGGATAATATATGGGCAATGTTGCCTGAGGACTTGTTGCATGAGATCTTAGCTAGAGTTCCCCCGTTTCTGATTTTCCGGCTTCGATTGGTTTGCAAACGGTGGAATTCGCTGCTACAGGATAGCAGTTTTCTCAAATTCCATTCCAGTGTCCCATCACATGGGCCGTGTCTCCTTACGTTTTGGAAGAACATGCAGACCCCCCAGTGTTCAGTCTTCAGCTTGCCACTGAAAGCTTGGTATAGAATACCTTTCACTTTTTTGCCACCGTGGGCATTCTGGTTGGTTGGCTCTTCTGGTGGGCTTGTTTGCTTTTCTGGGCATGATGGGCTAACGTTTAAGACCTTGGTGTGTAATCCCCTAACTCAAACTTGGAGGGCATTGCCTAGTATGCATTACAATCAACAAAGGCAACTGGTATTGGTTGTTGATCGGGTGGATCGGTCGTTTAAAGTGATAGCCACTAGTGATATTTACGGTGACAAGTCATTGCCAACTGAAGTTTATGACTCAAAGATAGACAGCTGGACAGTTCATCAGATTATGCCGGCGGTTAATCTCTGCTCTTCAAAAATGGCATATTGTGACTCCAGATTGTACTTGGAAACCCTTTCACCACTTGGTTTGATGATGTATAGACTAGACACAGGTCATTGGGAACATATTCCGGCTAAGTTCCCTCGATCTTTGTTGGATGGTTATTTGGTTGCTGGTACCCAGAAGCGTCTTTTTCTTGTTGGAAGGATTGGCCTTTATAGTACTCTACAGAGTATGAGAATTTGGGAATTGGATCATAACAAAATTACATGGGTGGAGATCAGTAGGATGCCCCCAAAGTATTTCCGTGCTTTATTGAGATTATCAGCGGAGAGATTTGAATGCTTCGGGCAGGATAATTTAATCTGCTTCACCTCTTGGAACCAAGGGAAGGGCCTTCTATATGACGTGGATAAAAAGATCTGGTCATGGATTGGTGGGTGTGCTCTGCAGTCATACAACAATCAAGTTTGTTTCTATGAGCCAAGGTTTGATGCTTCTATCTACTAA
- the LOC106799556 gene encoding uncharacterized protein, whose translation MPYGEHRGVRAFDLISCFSSELRWGPIVVTHRPEKVVRQFEYAQTIPPQTMGVRLSFEDIDDRWMHYSDHLAAGRQICLVPRQCASDYMDWFFKISHSFITPT comes from the coding sequence ATGCCTTATGGTGAGCACCGTGGAGTTCGAGCATTTGACCTCATTTCATGTTTTTCCAGTGAGCTTCGATGGGGTCCCATTGTGGTCACACACCGACCAGAGAAGGTGGTGCGACAATTTGAATACGCTCAGACCATTCCTCCACAGACTATGGGTGTCAGGTTGTCATTTGAAGATATTGACGACAGGTGGATGCATTACTCTGACCATCTAGCAGCAGGGAGGCAAATTTGTCTTGTGCCTAGACAGTGTGCATCTGATTACATGGATTGGTTCTTCAAGATCTCTCATTCGTTCATCACACCCACATAG
- the LOC100780341 gene encoding alpha/beta hydrolase domain-containing protein 17C — MGAVTSSMAAKFAFFPPNPPSYGVGADDVTGKLKMTGVATRENVDVLKLCTRRGNSVVAMYIRNPSASLTMLYSHGNAADLGQLYDLFSQLSLHLRLNLLCYDYSGYGQSSGKPSEQNTYADIEAAYKCLVEMYGAKEEDIILYGQSVGSGPTTDLATRLPNLRAVILHSPILSGLRVIYPVKKTYWFDIYKNIDKIPLVNCPVLVIHGTADDVVDYSHGKQLWEHCKQKYEPLWIKGGNHCNLELYPQYIKHLKKFITAIETSSHKKTGSGPVPDQLDRPRNSTDFREKPRLSMDLRETLRRSIDFKEKPRTSTDHKEKSRAGPDKKDKSRKSVDRSEKACNGAEIPEKARNSIDRFGDMVRSVGLCNIGCFRPSATHAKR, encoded by the exons atgGGGGCGGTGACGTCGTCTATGGCGGCCAAGTTCGCTTTCTTCCCCCCCAATCCGCCGTCGTACGGAGTGGGTGCGGATGACGTCACGGGGAAGCTGAAGATGACGGGGGTGGCCACTAGGGAAAACGTCGACGTATTGAAGCTTTGCACGAGACGAGGGAACAGCGTGGTGGCCATGTACATTAGAAACCCTTCCGCGTCGTTGACCATGCTCTATTCCCACGGCAACGCCGCCGATCTGGGTCAGCTCTACGACTTGTTCTCCCAACTCAGTCTCCACCTCCGACTCAATCTCCTATG ttATGACTATTCTGGGTATGGCCAGTCTTCTGGGAAG CCTAGTGAGCAGAACACGTATGCAGACATAGAAGCTGCTTATAAATGCCTGGTAGAAATGTATGGGGCGAAAGAGGAAGACATTATTCTGTATGGCCAATCTGTCGGTAGTGGACCCACTACAGATTTGGCTACACGTTTACCAAACCTTAGGGCTGTCATTCTCCACAGTCCCATCTTATCTGGTCTTCGAGTCATTTATCCTGTCAAGAAGACATACTGGTTTGACATTTATAAG AACATTGATAAAATTCCCTTGGTCAATTGTCCAGTTCTGGTAATTCAT GGAACAGCTGATGATGTAGTAGATTACTCCCACGGGAAGCAACTTTGGGAACATTGCAAACAAAAGTATGAACCCCTATGGATTAAAGGAGGAAATCATTGTAACCTGGAGCTTTACCCTCAATACATAAAGCACCTCAAGAAATTTATCACAGCTATTGAGACGTCATCGCATAAAAAAACTGGATCTGGACCTGTTCCTGATCAACTGGACAGACCAAGGAATAGCACAGATTTTAGAGAGAAACCTAGACTCAGCATGGATCTAAGGGAGACTTTGAGACGAAGTATTGACTTCAAAGAAAAGCCTAGGACAAGCACAGACCATAAAGAAAAGTCAAGAGCTGGCCCAGATAAGAAAGATAAATCAAGAAAGAGTGTAGATCGCTCTGAGAAAGCATGCAATGGAGCAGAAATTCCTGAGAAAGCTAGAAATAGCATTGACCG TTTTGGGGACATGGTGAGATCAGTTGGATTGTGCAATATTGGTTGTTTCAGGCCCAGTGCAACTCATGCAAAAAGATGA